Sequence from the Phalacrocorax carbo chromosome 8, bPhaCar2.1, whole genome shotgun sequence genome:
CACCTGGCTCCTCTGAGGGCTCCACCTGCGAGGTGACGATcttgaaaactgttttcaagaTGCTCCGCAGGTCGCTGGCAAAGTTGGTCTGGAGCTGATCAGCCACCCCTGTGccgggaggaaggggggggtcagggtgctgcagggtggggaTGGCGGGGGGGTGGTGAGATGGGTGACAAGGGGGGTCACTCACCCGAGATGCAGACAAAGAGGGTGTGCAGCATGTCCTTGGTGCTGCTGTAATGGGAGCGCAGCTCTGAGCAGCGGGCACCTGGGCTGGCATCAAGCCCTGGGCTGCTaccaggggtctgggggctgcaCAGGGAGGAGGTGACAGTTGCCCGGGGTGGTGCAAAATGACCCTGACCCAGAGCAGCCCCACTCCCTCCATGCCATGTACCCCCACTGCCGATCGGTGCCCAGGTTGTCCACTGTTCCAGAGGGTCCCAGCCAGGCCATGCAGGTGGGGAATGGTGGGGTGGCATGGGGGACCTCCAGGAGACCCCAGGGAGCAGGGGCGTCTGCTCTGGGCACAGCTGTCCCCCAAGCCTGGGGGGAGGCTGGACTGCAGGGATCCTCTGACTCGGCTGTACACAGGCTCCTCTCAAGCAGGCAGAGCTCCTCCTCTGACAGCACCCGCAGCAGGTCCCTGCGGCGAGGGGACAGTGTCAGCCCCAAATcacagccccactgctgccccacagccccacccaCGGGCACCCATCACCCCCCACCGAATACCTGATCTTCTTCAGGAGGTTGTAGAAGGGGCTAAAGACCCGGGACATCTGCTCAgggctctgctccaggctgagggGACCCTCAGGGTAGATGAGGAGGCCGCTGTGAGGGGACAGAACCTGGCTCATGGCGAGGGGGGCTGCCCAGGACCCTGACCCCCAAGGGGTAAGAAGGGGCTGGTACAGGGTGGGGAGCACCCAGCCACCCCTGGGCACCCACTTTTCCAGGGGGCTGCACCCACCTGATAATGGCCAGGCGAGGGATGGTGAACATCAGGAGCGGTTCGTAGCCATCAATCATCTCCTGGGTCAGGTAGCCCAGGcgcagggctctgggggggaCACATTTACTGTGGGGCTGAGCCACAGGACGCTGCCTCATCCTCAGGGCCACGGTCCCTAATgcccccctgcctgctgcatggTACCCCTTACCTCTCCACTGTCTCGCAGAAGAGCACGATGATCTCCTGCTGCCTGTAGATCTCCTCGGGAGACTTGACCACCACCAGCGAGGACACGTAGCTGGAGAGCCAGGGGACCATGAGGCTCTTCCGGCCCTGGcacagccccccacaccccagcaccccaacccTGGACCTCACCTCAGCTCAAATTCTGCAAAGAGTCGGTCAAACTGAATGAGCACAGCACGGATGGGCTCTGGGTAGGAGCTGGGCTGGCTCAGGCTCTGCTCCCGCAGCACCGTCCGCACCAGCTCCAGGCTGCACAGCAGGTTCCTGGCCTGGGGCCTCAGCTGTGCCCCGTctgcctcctccacctccaggaAGGTCCCAGCCAGGAGACACTGTGAGGACCGGGGGCCATCAGGAGCCAGTGCCTGGGGCAGTACAGCCACTACCCCCAGCGTCAGCCCGCTGTGGGGTGCACTGTTCTGGGTGGCACCCATTGCCCCCCAGCCTGGGGGAGGCGGACCCCATTGCCCGCCCCAGGATGGCATCCCTGGGCTCACCTCGGCAGCAAACAGCATGTGGTTGCCCAGGTTGTCCACCAAGAGCTCCTCGGGGAACTTGACCATGTAGTCCCGGCTGTGCCGCTGCATGGG
This genomic interval carries:
- the LOC135314680 gene encoding lateral signaling target protein 2 homolog isoform X3, which translates into the protein MLPAALRRWLRRPKRSDPRLLSQFFYADERVTQVVAEINRLDAELDPQQYLVLLNQLHLSQAHLLAILERIMEECIPMQRHSRDYMVKFPEELLVDNLGNHMLFAAECLLAGTFLEVEEADGAQLRPQARNLLCSLELVRTVLREQSLSQPSSYPEPIRAVLIQFDRLFAEFELSYVSSLVVVKSPEEIYRQQEIIVLFCETVERALRLGYLTQEMIDGYEPLLMFTIPRLAIISLEQSPEQMSRVFSPFYNLLKKIRDLLRVLSEEELCLLERSLCTAESEDPCSPASPQAWGTAVPRADAPAPWGLLEVPHATPPFPTCMAWLGPSGTVDNLGTDRQWGPQTPGSSPGLDASPGARCSELRSHYSSTKDMLHTLFVCISGVADQLQTNFASDLRSILKTVFKIVTSQVEPSEEPGASQEEDGDPCVADVPRMADCPLCSSPAEAVGLQSAAGTRRLPEWVPDSTCSQCSACRLPFTLLRRRHHCRSCGKIFCARCSPHTAALPHYGQPKPVRVCTHCYATHLSPTSRRPWSH
- the LOC135314680 gene encoding lateral signaling target protein 2 homolog isoform X2, giving the protein MLPAALRRWLRRPKRSDPRLLSQFFYADERVTQVVAEINRLDAELDPQQYLVLLNQLHLSQAHLLAILERIMEECIPMQRHSRDYMVKFPEELLVDNLGNHMLFAAECLLAGTFLEVEEADGAQLRPQARNLLCSLELVRTVLREQSLSQPSSYPEPIRAVLIQFDRLFAEFELSYVSSLVVVKSPEEIYRQQEIIVLFCETVERALRLGYLTQEMIDGYEPLLMFTIPRLAIISGLLIYPEGPLSLEQSPEQMSRVFSPFYNLLKKIRDLLRVLSEEELCLLERSLCTAESEDPCSPASPQAWGTAVPRADAPAPWGLLEVPHATPPFPTCMAWLGPSGTVDNLGTDRQWGPQTPGSSPGLDASPGARCSELRSHYSSTKDMLHTLFVCISGVADQLQTNFASDLRSILKTVFKIVTSQVEPSEEPGASQEEDGDPCVADVPRMADCPLCSSPAEAVGLQSAGTRRLPEWVPDSTCSQCSACRLPFTLLRRRHHCRSCGKIFCARCSPHTAALPHYGQPKPVRVCTHCYATHLSPTSRRPWSH
- the LOC135314680 gene encoding lateral signaling target protein 2 homolog isoform X4 — encoded protein: MLPAALRRWLRRPKRSDPRLLSQFFYADERVTQVVAEINRLDAELDPQQYLVLLNQLHLSQAHLLAILERIMEECIPMQRHSRDYMVKFPEELLVDNLGNHMLFAAECLLAGTFLEVEEADGAQLRPQARNLLCSLELVRTVLREQSLSQPSSYPEPIRAVLIQFDRLFAEFELSYVSSLVVVKSPEEIYRQQEIIVLFCETVERALRLGYLTQEMIDGYEPLLMFTIPRLAIISGLLIYPEGPLSLEQSPEQMSRVFSPFYNLLKKIRDLLRVLSEEELCLLERSLCTAESEDPCSPASPQAWGTAVPRADAPAPWGLLEVPHATPPFPTCMAWLGPSGTVDNLGTDRQWGSTKDMLHTLFVCISGVADQLQTNFASDLRSILKTVFKIVTSQVEPSEEPGASQEEDGDPCVADVPRMADCPLCSSPAEAVGLQSAAGTRRLPEWVPDSTCSQCSACRLPFTLLRRRHHCRSCGKIFCARCSPHTAALPHYGQPKPVRVCTHCYATHLSPTSRRPWSH
- the LOC135314680 gene encoding lateral signaling target protein 2 homolog isoform X1, producing the protein MLPAALRRWLRRPKRSDPRLLSQFFYADERVTQVVAEINRLDAELDPQQYLVLLNQLHLSQAHLLAILERIMEECIPMQRHSRDYMVKFPEELLVDNLGNHMLFAAECLLAGTFLEVEEADGAQLRPQARNLLCSLELVRTVLREQSLSQPSSYPEPIRAVLIQFDRLFAEFELSYVSSLVVVKSPEEIYRQQEIIVLFCETVERALRLGYLTQEMIDGYEPLLMFTIPRLAIISGLLIYPEGPLSLEQSPEQMSRVFSPFYNLLKKIRDLLRVLSEEELCLLERSLCTAESEDPCSPASPQAWGTAVPRADAPAPWGLLEVPHATPPFPTCMAWLGPSGTVDNLGTDRQWGPQTPGSSPGLDASPGARCSELRSHYSSTKDMLHTLFVCISGVADQLQTNFASDLRSILKTVFKIVTSQVEPSEEPGASQEEDGDPCVADVPRMADCPLCSSPAEAVGLQSAAGTRRLPEWVPDSTCSQCSACRLPFTLLRRRHHCRSCGKIFCARCSPHTAALPHYGQPKPVRVCTHCYATHLSPTSRRPWSH